GCTGAGGCGGGGGCGGGGTGACGAACTGAAAGAGGATGGTGAGGTCGCCCACGGTGATCTTGCCGCGGGCCCGCTCGTCGAGCGGCAGATCCCAGCCCTGCCCGCTTTTTTGGATCTTGCCGTTTTGTTTGAGCTGGGCGAGCGAGATGATCTCCTGCCCCACGGCGATGCGGGCGTCCATGCCATCGGCGAAGTGGGCCATGTAGCCCTTGGGGCCAGCCTCGAAGAGCATCCAGGTGCGGGGCAGAGCGTCCGAGGGCACCACGAACATGTTCTTCGCGGACTGGCCCACGCTGATGTTCTCGCGCTTGCGCACCAGCCGCTCTTCGACGATGCGCCCCCCCTGAATGATGCCGATCCGGAGAATGCGCGGCTTTGCCGCCCCCTCAGCTGCCTGCGTCGCCATGTTCATCCTCTCCGGTCTCAAAACGGTGCCCGCGAGACACTGTCAAGAATCTTCGGCAGGAAGTCCTGTTTCAGGTCTTGCCAATCGTAGTTGATGCTCGATTTTTGGAGCACGTAGAAGGCCTCGGGCTTTTGAATCTTCCCCTCTATTCGGATCTCCTCTTCAATCCTGTAGACCTTCTTTCCGCCCTTTCCGCGCTCGACCCGTACTTTGGGGGCTTCGTCCCCCGCAGCGGCAGCGGCGGGCAGGGGTTTGTCCTGCGCGTGGGCGCTGCGCACGCCGGGAACGAGGCCCATGAAAAGGGCAAGGGCGCCCACGAAGGCACTTGGGATGATCACACCTTTCACGAGCTGTCGCATGGTGCTGGGCCTGGGCTTCCGGGTGTCTTGGGCGAGGGACGAGGTCATTGTGCGGCTCCCGCGCCCACGGCCGGTTGCTCCGCTTTTGCGGCGTCCTCGGGGACCTTCTTCGCGGCACGGGCGGCTTCGCGTTCGAGGCGCTTCTTTTCTCGTTCGATCCGCTTTTCTTCCTTCGAGATCTTCTCCTGGGCCTCGGCGATGTAGGGGTCGGAGAGATCGTCTTTGGGCAGGCGGGCGCCCAGCATCTGCTTGTAGCGCTGAAGGTACGAGATGGCCGTGTTCATCTGGGCGATCACGTCCTGGCCAGGCATCTTGTCGGCGTCCAGGTAGAGAATGCCCAGGTTGAAGACCACGTCGGCGTAGTTCGAGAAGAGCTGCAGCGCCCGGTCGTACGCAGACTTGGCCTTGGCGTAGTCTTTGTTGCCCCGGTAAGCGCTGCCCAGGTTCATGAAGGCTTTGGCGAAGGTGGGCTGTAGCTGCGTGGCCCGCTCGAGCGCAGGCACGGCTTCGCGGAAATTCTTGGCGGTGAGGTAAAGGCCACCCAGGTTGTTCCAGGTCAGGGCGTTTTCGGGCCGGGCCGATACCGCTTGCTTCAGGAGCTCGATGGCGCCGGGGATGTTCTCCTTTTCCACCTCCATGAAGGCCAAGAGCTGGTACACCTCGGCCTGTTCGGCGGGCGAGGCGTTGTTTTTCTGCATGGTCTCCCAGAGCGTGCGCACCCACTCGTACTTGCCGAGTTTGTAAA
Above is a genomic segment from Myxococcales bacterium containing:
- a CDS encoding tetratricopeptide repeat protein, whose translation is MIPTEETLAAQKQYQAGHYNDAVQLAKAALNRNERYTPAMLVMAKAFYKLGKYEWVRTLWETMQKNNASPAEQAEVYQLLAFMEVEKENIPGAIELLKQAVSARPENALTWNNLGGLYLTAKNFREAVPALERATQLQPTFAKAFMNLGSAYRGNKDYAKAKSAYDRALQLFSNYADVVFNLGILYLDADKMPGQDVIAQMNTAISYLQRYKQMLGARLPKDDLSDPYIAEAQEKISKEEKRIEREKKRLEREAARAAKKVPEDAAKAEQPAVGAGAAQ